The Hermetia illucens chromosome 2, iHerIll2.2.curated.20191125, whole genome shotgun sequence genomic interval GGATACATAGTAGAGAAAGGAACGATCACGCCAGGACCAGCTAAAATGGAAGCCTTGCTAAACTATCCTCAGCCAAGAACAACCAAACAGTTACAACGCCTGCTCGGGCTTACgggatattttagaaaatttgttaAGGGGTATGCAACCATCGCAAAGCCTCTTAGCAATTTGTTACGCAAGGATGCCACCTTCAAATGGGGACCAGAACAGGAGAAAGCCTTCTTGCAATTGAAGCACGTTCTGACGAGCGAACCCCTCCTCCAACTATACAGGCCAAATCGTGAAACGGAGCTGCATACCGACGCTTCAAAGGATGGCTATGGTGCGATTCTACTCCAGAAGTGTCCTGAGGACAATGCTTTCCATCCAGTCTACTACATGAGTAGAAAAACTACCCCGACGGAACGCAATTACCATAGTTACGAGCTAGAAACCTTAGCAATAGtgagagcattggaaaagttccGCATAAACCTGCAAGGAATTAAATTCAAGATAGTAACGGACTGTTCCGCTCTACAAATGACACTGAACAATAAGGAGCTGAAAACGAAATTCGCAAGGTGGATCATGTTCCTTGAGCTATTTGATTTTGAGATAGAACATCGATCAGCTCAAAGGATGCAACACGTCGATGCTCTGAGCAGACAGGATTCAATACTTCTCATACATGATCCCCTGTTGGATAGGATCAAACGAGCACAGCAACACGACgaaaaattgcaattaattCGCAAACTTCTTAACGTAGGGCCATACAAAAATTATACCCTGGACAACGACCTGCTCTacgaaaagaaaagcgaaaaattgCTGTTAGTTGTGCCAAAAGGAATGCGATATGACATCATTCGGCAAGCTCACGACATCGGTCATTTTGGCACAAAAAAgacaatggaaaaattgcaagaagaattcgcatttgaaaatatgaaaaagcatGTAGATCATTATATTAACAACTGTGTCACCTGCATTTTAGCTTCAAGAAAGAAAGGCAAACAAGAGGAGCTGCTCAAACCAATCCCTAAGGAAGAGGCTCCCTTTCACACTTGGCACATAGATCATGTAGGTCCACTACCATCCACGAACAAGAACTACAAATACCTATTTGTGATTGTGGATGCATTCACAAAATATACATGGATTTTTGCCACAAAAACCAAAGGAACCAAAGAAGCCCTTGGAAAACTTTCCATATTGCAACAACATTTCTGCACTCCGACACGCATCATCACCGACAGAGCAAGAGGGTTCGATTCCAAGGATTTCGACGAGTTTTGCGAAGAAAACAAGATTGATCTACATCTTATTACAACCGGAATGTCTCGAGGAAATAGCCAAGTTGAACGCGTTATTCAGGTAGCAAACGCCGTATTCTCCAAAGTTTCTCTCGGCCAACCTAACAAATGGTACAAATTCATAAGGAGAGTTCAACACGCCATAAATGTGACACATCATCGTTCAATAAACGCCACCCCATTTGAGCTTATGTTTGGTGCCAAATTAAGAATGCCTGAAGATATGGAGATCATAAAGTATATAGAAGAGGCCAAACAAGAAAGGTTCATAGATACAAGATCAGAACTCAGAAAAAGGGCAGTAGAGCAAATTAAGAAAACACAGGCTGAAAATAGCAAAAACTTCAACAAAAACCGCCGACCACCTACCAAGTATTCAGTCGGAGACGTCGTAGCCATCAGAAGAACCCAACGAGGACCAGGTCTAAAAATAGCCATCAAGTTCTTAGGACCATACAAAGTGATAAGAGTAAAGGACAGCGATAGGTATGAAGTTGAAAGGATCGGTGAAGTCGAAGGACCAATATTAACAACAACCGGAGCAGACTACATGAAGCCGTGGCGTGGGTTTGCTGATGACCTCGAACCCGATGACGACGAAGAAGATGAAGGCGAACACAGTATCTCAGTAGATCGAGAAATCgcgtgaaataattaaaatatctttataataTCCCTATTATACGACATGTTTATAATATGTAACTCTTAATTATTTACTGTAACTTATATTTTTGCACTTAGTTCTACTACTATATTTATGATATGTAACTTCCTTGATACTACAATTCTTGTTTTGATTACtgtattttatttatgagaTGTATTCATGTTTTGCATATCATGTATTTTAATCTCTAATTAACATCTTATTAATCTTGATGGATTCACAGAATTATGTGTATACGTATGTAATTGTTGTAATATGTGTCTGTCGTATGATATGAATGTTTATTGTATTACATCACCAGGGACTGGCGATATGTCAGGAATGGCCGTGTGGTACGTAGAATGTAATTAGAGCGACGctcattaagtatggggaacccccagacaatcacatctggtcattgcattaagtatggggaacccccagacaatcacatctggtcattgcattaagtatggggaacccccagacaatcacatctggaaACCATGAGTAAGTGGGTCACGCAAGTACAGCATGTACCTAGCAGTAGATGTGAGCGCGTGGGGGTAATTAGATTTAGGATATAAATAGAATGCATTGTAATAAATCATCAGTAGCTATTCACACCATCATTCTTTTGATACTATCTTCTGGACCCTTAAACCCTATATTTAGTTTACTGGGAGGAACCGCAGTTCCAAACagtcaggccattattaggcactttgtactattctcgtaaatcgcctattcaatggtaaCCCGTCTACGACGTTCACAGGctctagcgaatctgagaacacaCTCCAGAGgaggagagtgtgcagattcttcattgaaaaaaaccttaccaaggtatcttcatctgagatctAAGCCGAAATCACCAACCCAATCTTTTCCAGATACTAGTTTAAGGAGAagcgtcccgttaaaagccctaatTGGATttttatgtcccacttcttaaggaacaacaaaaatgccgctccagCGACCCCAGATTCTCCCAGAAGTATTTtggcctgccggcaagagttctaATTTCTTGGCTGCGTGAATCGTTGCAATTTTACCCTTCGGAGTAGACTTAACAGTGGAtcgccggattccaaaagctggttctggccttgtcattgtggatccagaccctcgacgagccagtctgtcaacctcctcattaccagcgatgtttgggtGTCCTGGATGTGGGTacatcaggaatgcttcgttcagtaacccaagtttcagcagcatctgatgacaactccacactaactggcttgatatgtctttgctgtttagtgctgttaatgctacCTAATTGTcaaaacagattcgaatggtgcgactcctctatttttgtcgcagacattcttctgctgccaatgaaatggtatatatctccgcctggaatatggtcgtcatttttccgccgggtcgggccagttccataatcggattccccgagaacatccCTGCCCCCGATCCGTATTCCGTGACTGCCCAGTCGGTGAAGATTAGTCTTTAATCTAAAAAAACTCATGGCCATTcaccgaccattcttctcttttggtgatttggACAGTGtacgtcttttcaaagacgaatctggaaactatatgatcggccgacatcagagctaccggTTTTCTGTCAAGGTACTTCCAgggtggtcaaaaggtagtatagctcccaggacgaagcgtggattggtacccacgccagcataaaacctgggaaatgcctgctgaaccaacaccaacagctctactaccaaaacctatcttcacctccacgtggtaatcgctgggaattccttcttcatgaaaaactgcagatggagaaggatgaaggcgagtctcccgctcctaaaaacgggacaaaatgtaccaattggttctccaagttgggggttgggtagggttgacaaccccatacagaaaacaacttataacgaagctacaacaggagcctcggactggacggatagcACCacgacggaataacgatttgtgcaattttctcatggaatgtgtgctccctgtacagagatacgTTGAGAGATGTGTTCGAGGCGACGCACAGCTGGCAATGAAGTGCTTGGTTTACGTCTCCGCTGTGCCGCCACTAGGGCATGTATTTTGTGTGCCCTACTAGCTGTGCTGCTACTAGCGCTATAGATTCTCGCAAGTGGTTGGTGCGAATTCAGCTGGATGAATTCCGAAGCATGGTGGGGAAATATCCATTCAGTTGTGGCTCCTTCGCTCGAATTATTTTATGTTGGCCTTCAGACACTTGCTATCGGTCTCGAATTCTATTGCAGCTATTTCATTTGGTCAAACACCACCACCTGAAGTCTTTACAGGTAGCAGCAACATCGAGTAAAGTGTTGATGTCAATTTTGTAGTGCAGAAAGGGTCCCCGCAAGCAATGCTCATTATTAACACTTCGGATCAGCCCAATGTTTCGAAAAATAATATAGAGGAAATGGATACAAAGGAAGGGGGAGGGGTTCCGGCCCAGGCCCGGAGTTTTCTTGCAGGCCCGggattgaaatttcaatttaaaacagTTGAATGCGGGAAGCGCGGCGCTTTGGGCATgagaggttttgtggaaaatttaTGTAAAATATTGCACCTCTCTCTTGGGTTCAACGTCGACCACTATAATTCATCCGATTTCATGTAAATAGGTGTAATCGAAACTCAAGCAGACAGTCatatagacagacggacattcaAGCAAACAgtatctgacttttgtcagccctgtccTGGTGCGTAGTATGCCCTGGCAAGTTAAttaggactacacccacagcgatacCAGGCACCTAAATTCAAACAATGGTGAGGTATTCATTACTTCCAAGATGCATATCATCCACTGTAGCTACTAGGGTAATTGTGAATTGGTCAGTcatcgatcagcctgtcaccgagctgGCTCAGACGGATGACTCAGATGGCGATAGGTAGAATTGATCAGGTGCAAAAAAAGCACGCTCTTCAGCGGGGCAGGCGGGAAtgttttaaagagctctgcCTGGAGACGGATCAAAAATCCATGGgagacgaaaccgtcaatcaactttttttgcaaagataattgctagaataatcctggaacatcTTAAAGAACATCCCAgagacagagagcaggctggtttccaatCCGGATCCtcctacgctgacgacatcaacACCTATGGATAATTCTCGGATAGTGCGCGCAGTTTAGGTCTTCGTTCCGCCTGCTCTTTgccaatttcgagaaagcatctgactctatgcaggaggggcattccggaggaactaatagctattatcagatcgGCATATGATGACCTAAAATGTCACGTGTCGTACGGAGGCAAAATGTCAAAGGAATTTTGAGATTCAAAACAGAGTTCgcaggattgcatcttgtcaccggtaatatttattcttgttatcgatgacgttctatAATGTCTAaaatatgagagtagcacacgGAAGTTTACCCATCCATAATCAGCTAACCTTACCGGAACAATAAGAGCGGCGCCTGGGCCACAGAATACAGAAAATGTGTCCACTTTTCATGGAACAGGGtcaggctcaatagtcgatctgtaAGTGACTACCACCTTCGTGAGGAGAGTGgcctggtttgtcagtgagcattatactcgtagtgatcaccaggcaattatcTTCCAGAACGAATATAGGCCATGCGGTGATGTGAGTTCCCGCGGAGCTGGAGACCAGGGcgggtccgtgaaaaagtttgaagaggatgctaTTGGGAAGCCACAATTCTGATGGTGCCTTCAGGAAAGGTAGAGCACATAATGAGAGTATGCGACGTTATTATGCCGAGGTGGGGAGTAATCGCAAAATGGCAGTGAAACGATTGGTGGAATGAAAAGACCGCGGAGTTGCGGGCTGCATGTTTTCGAACTAGAAGGAtatgccaacgatctagaggaaggcCAGATTTCGACGAAAAACGTAAGTATATGAGATACGGACTAGCAAGCGAGAaagcttcaaggaactttgcacagTGGCACACCAAAGCCTCTGGGAAACAGTGTACAGGGTGGTTATAAAAAGGTGAGAGGGCAAACACCACAAGTTACCTGCCCGCattttctgctcgatatcgtgatggcgctcttccccccggaaaAATGGGAGCCCAAAAACCATATACAAGCATTGGTAACTGAGGAGAAACTTTCGCCAATTTGCTGGAGAATTGGTGAAAACAAAGTTCCCGGTTTAGGCTGCCCCGAATAGAGCAATTCAATTCGCTGTTAAGACtaaacccgactggtttatcagcatatttgaaacatgcatggtagaaggagttttcctccatcagtggaagaggcaaaaactactTTTGCTTCCGAAATCGAATAAGCAAccaggacatccatcatcattTCGCCCGATTTGCTTTGTGGACGCGATaggaaagatgccatctacaatagacttctctctatcattgaatataaggatggactaacactcaacgatcgacgcaatagatgttgttttgaagctggctcgagagaCGATGTCGTCTAATCAGTGCAAttccgtggtgacgttggacgtctATTACACGCTGCACCAATTTGACAGGAAGCACTGGGGTGTGAGAGTAATTGGAGGAGGGTAAACataacttaccgcttagtggtaCTAAAGGTGTGCAGCGCCTACAGAATAATATCAGGCGAGaaagcgtgtgttattgcgggaatgatcgcGATGGACATTCTGATAAGTGAGGCACGCTGTCTGTatgagaaaaggagaatgaatccacctgaaaaggatacagaataccaaAGGGCGGCAAGGTgatagtcgctggaaaagtggcagcaacggtggaacGATTGACAGAGGGGTCgttggacccacactttgattctctGTATTGAGgaatggatccagcgacgacacagcGAGagtaactaccatctgacgcaattcctatcAGGGTATGATGGTTGCAGGAAGTATCTACAgcaattcaggttggatgattctcccttttgtcctgaatgcggttaGACGTCTGAGGACCAGGGGCATGTTATGTTTCACCGTCCACAATTTTACTCAGAGGGGAGGAGCCTAGAACACTCTTTAAAATTCAgcataagcccgcagaacatcgttgaGGAAATCCTGAAGTCGGAGGGGGATTCTTGTGTACGGTGAGCTCCTCAATCAAAAGTCTATGGATACAGGCGAAATTTGGAAAAGAGGAAcacgcaaggaggacgcgaagaacggtaGGTTTGGTCGCTTCAAGCGTAGTTCTCCCTGCGAATTAATGCTTCGTGACAGCttcgcggggaaggaagaaggagaaaatggaggtggtttcagtgggtgagaatcccacatatTACTGCATCCTGGCGCGGCAATGTCTTCCTAAGATTTCCATGgaaatttctcaaaaattttgaaGTCTTGGCTCAGCAATTTATTAGAGTCACATGGAAGCAAAATTTTCTTTCTAGATTGAGTTTTAACAAATGCTTCTGCCGCGGAGCAGGATTTGAGGTCTGTGATGGGGACATGCTCGCtgtctaaattttttttaacttgtaATATGGCTGCTGTGTTGTGTGGTCATTGATCTTGTTTTCAACATGATAGTTGGGCTGTAACACACTGGGCCAAAAAACGCTAAATATTTAGtaatttaactccataaattaattttatatttaaggGTAACCATTTTGCGTTGCTCATTATTAGGAGCTAACACAAGAAAAGCTATTAATTGCTTTAAAGGATCTGCCGATGTATGGTTATGTGGTATGATTGCCACGTGTCAGTGGGTTGCGTTTTAAGACTTCCTACACGAATTCACTTCCGTTGGCCGTGTCGCTAAAGGACGTCTTCAGGAAGCATCAAGTCGTTTGCCCTGTCCACCTTCACGCTACTCTGTAAGGATGGTAAGAAAGTTacaaggaataatttgaaagaATAATTCCTGGCTCTGGTAAACCAGAGAGTATGTCACATTATTCCCAAAAGGGAGCATGATCTGAGTCGGGTTTTTCGACGAATGtacgattgtttttttttttgtttgacagGTTTCAATTAGTTAACATTTGGGTCCATACTGACACTTGCTTCTGTTTCAAGTAGTGTAACTATGTATGATCTTCAAGACTATAAACTCCACTGTGTCATTCTGCAGATGAAGAAAAGTTCAGAacataagatgaaaacaaaGTGCATCGCTCCTCTATTCTATGGAAATGCAACATAAGGCAGACAGAACAAAGTAGCATTCTAAGTTCTTTTCAAGCCCCGAAACGCACAGTTTGCCTGCATGGGGAATTGGGTCTTCATTAATTCTCGAATTTTGTACATGTATATCCACGTCAGCTCTAAATTGTTCTGAACTTAGATATAGATCCTTCTGCCGCTTCAAGTCAAATAGACCTTGAAGGAAATGAAAGTTTTTGTCATAATTAAGCAGTTTTCATTAATTTAACGAAatctagataaaaaaataatttcagtaAAATTAGGAATGCGTTCAAATAAAGCCGTATGTGCATATTCAGATCAAAAAAcaactttaagtagttttttcAGTCCACGCTTTATTCTACCGCATGCAGGTAGATTTGGGCATGTTTGAAGCGTTCGGATCCACCAGCATCTTACTTCACAGCACATGTTTCCGGCGTCATTATGAAGATTTCCAATTTAATCCGCAATTATCTCCGCAATAAAATTAGAATTTGACATTTTGTCGAAACATTCAAGGTGGCGAAGCTCGACTATGCCGCCAACCAGATAATCATATGATACAAAACTGACGAAATTTTTGGAGGAAATCGGGTTTTCAACAGCCAAGATGGAAAGTAAATTCTTTTTATTGACCCGGCTAGTATTTTTTATAAAGGTCTTTTTACTCGTTTTTCATTGGCAGTTAATGCTATGCAAACAAGAATTCTTCTGCTTCGGACGAATTGGATCTGATTATGTTGATTTTGCGCTGAGGCATCACCAGGTGGAAAACTCGATTCGCAGTTTTTCAAAGTAGAGCAATGATGATTTCGTATGCAAATTTACTAATTCATCTGATATAAAATGGTGCTGAATCGGTGAAATCATCAGTTCATCACTATTTCTCTTTGCGAGCATAGTTCAATCGCTTCTATCCAAAAATGAAATTCGCCGTAGTCCTTGCCGCCCTCGTCGCTGTAGCCATTGCTGCTCCAGTTGATGACCCAAGAGCCGCCCAAATTGTCCGTCTCGAAAGCGACAACATTGGTACCGATGGATACAAATTCGCGTGAgtgataaaatttttaattaaactaTTTCAATTGAGTCGACAATGGATACAAGATGGATATACATAAGATGGATTTGAAACGTTAGCCCCAAAGTATGCAGTCTTGTGGATACTCAGTGTAATTGTGATGTTGTATTGATTGTTGACTCAACTCGTGATTTTAGATGCTTCAGACTCGTAAAGCTCGCGTATCTAAACTTTACCATCCACAAATCTACAAGATTTACTGGAAACGACTTGTTATCCGCGAGAATAGATATATTGTCAAAAAGCTATTCAACATAATCTTTTTTCACAGCTACGAAACCAGCGATGGAACTTCTCGCCAAGAAGTCGCTCAAGTAAAGAACCTCGGCTCAGAAAACGAAGCTATTGCTGTCCAAGGACAATTCAGCTGGATCGCCGCTGACGGACAACAAtactcccttaaattcaccgCCGATGAAAATGGTTTCCAACCAGAAGGTGCTCATTTGCCAGTTGCCTAAGTTACCTGAACCTCTTTGTGATTTACTATACGataaaaaatattggaaataaataagttccaagaaaataattttcttttattttttgtttcaaaaGTGTTCATACAATCTgaagttttaaaaattattttaagctTACCAAGGGTTACTTGAATTTACTACAAAATTGTTGCTATTAGTAATGATGAgaaattttgtttatattttaaaagATGGAGGTCCTCAGTTAAACATAGCTTTATTAAAAAGTTCGTAATTTAAAGTAGTGACAGTGGTGCAAGTGAGAACCACCATCAAGGTaaacaaaatatattcaaaacaCGACTTTTCTTTAcaaagaaaaaggataaaaaccacatttgaaaaaatcaaatactAGGACGAGAATGAATGAAGGAAGACATTCCCAAAGAAACAGAATTTCGGTGAAACCTTACGAAGAGGACATTGCTAGGCGGACTCAAAACAGTatggcaatgtcagcagatCAGTAAAAAATTAATTGCAAGAGGTTTACTGGTACTATGTCATCCCTAATGAAACACCCATAGTTCGAATTCTAGATACACTCACCTCACGATATGGAAAAGCCACTCAGAATGCAATGTTCACGAGGAACCatcggagctttttcagatcacttaaCAAAATTCATCAAATCGTCCAGGCAATGCAACTTTTCACGTAGAATTGGGGGTATACTAAGGATATCGAGGACATCCACCGAACTGCTACCCTGGCCTTGAGTTTTGCAGATATTACTGAAAGAAATTTTGGTCGTGACATAAGCAAGTCAAAAAATCCTGCAATGGATCGGGAGAAGAATTTCTCGTACAAATAGTTCACCAGTATACTGTGTCGGTTGACCAAACACTTGTCGATCAGAGGAATTGCCATCATTCGTTACAGTGGAATTGCCTACCTTCTTTCTAAAAAGCACATGGTACCGCACTTCCTGGAACTCAATAACCAACGCCGCCGTTTGTACTAGCAGAGTCGGTGTAATGTCTCATTACAGTATTACTCGTTAATGCTTAGTGGTGTGCtgtaatgtgatatcaaatCGACACCGAGAGTACAAAACTTTTCCTTATCACAagaatatcatcatcaccattttGGTGTTTGGTGATGTTTTCATATTTGGCAATGTGGCGATGTTTGGTGATATTGTGATGTTTGGTAATTTTGTGATGTTTGGTATTATAATAAGCTGGTAATGAAAGACCAAGTCAGAAAGAATCGTTGAACCTGGTCCTCGCTGTGAGGGGTAAGTAAGATGCGGCATCAGCTGATATCGTGATAatttagaaataataataatccctcTACCACTTATGAAACCAGGCCTGCCGAAAGTGGCCGTAGAAAGGAGAGTGGACTACCTCCTGATTCGAGGGCCCGGAATAGAagtctcaacaaaaaaaagtggACAATAGAGGCtgtttaataattttcaccgcAGACTTACGTAATTTTCACACCTGACACAGCTTTTCCACATAACTTTCACCCAGGACCTGAATTTCTTCTGGACTCTATAAAGCAAAAAATGAAGACTATTTAAAAAGAATGATAAGTACTCTTTATGGAAACTAAGCACCCATTGACTTTTCTGTTATTACATTTTCTAATGTCTAGATACATAATATCAGAAGCTTTCGTCAACATATAGTCCTCAGTCCTCTTCTTATTGTAAAATATAAGAACAAAGCAACAAAATGAACTGGAAGCAGAAAAGCAACTAACTCTGACCATTTACTGTAGATAGTTGAAACAGAgaaacggagaaggataccttctacgaggcagctgaccggaccctcgaagtctgttccAGGTATGATACCAAAactatacttggagattttaatagtcaagtagggacggagttaGTATGCAGGCGATACGCGGGCTATAaggacaccaatgataacggactgcaggtTATTCAGTTATCAGTATAGCACgtaatggttgttagaagtacctggtttccacggaaagcggtccacaaacatatatgaGCCTCTTTAGAtgaggccactttcaaccaaattgattgttgtgattgatttgattgatcgacgccgctacctctcggccttgatcaatgtcagaacatgtaaCGGCGCCAGTCAGAATATTTAGActcactatctcgttgtcatAGAACCCCGGGCTCGAATCACAACAACGCTTACAATCCCTTTTGACAGTCACGTGagggtgaatactgaagccatccacaacacagccctccataacacctataagggggaaatgaatgccgaaacaaccgcagctaacagatatcctggagatgaagcatcaagaaatgatcttaaCAACCACCTgacgaacgttatcattgatacggctgatacgttgaatgtaagctagcaacacaGCACTTTCAAATAAAAGGGACACTTGAAGAGACCTATCAAGAATTCTGTCGAGTGGAGAAACGAtttcacaggcggaaaaagggAGCCTGGCAGAAGCAACAggcctgtgaactagaaaagattAGTCTATgtactagaaaaatacagggagcaatcgcactaggcgcgaaagttttaccaacaagtcagaaggatgaaaccttacacacctcgatgttcatcctgcagagacaaagaggtaaatctgatttctgacataatgggcatattggagggaaAGGGTTGAGaagtttgatgaactgctcaacaaccaaacaatcgccgagttgaaggtcccgccaactgaaaatgaTATACAAATGTTGCCGCCACCAGGcacggaagaaacagtccatatcattcatcggcttacaaatcataagtcgccaggggggCGATGGATCTACAaccaaactggttaaatatggaggcgactaactacaccaagcagtttATCAATTGATGCTGAAGATGTGagccagcgaatcaatgctgacgactggcaacggggcattatttgtctcaaacataaaaaggtatcacgttgctgaggacacatggcccataccaaagaggcttcacttcaggcaaatcagcaacagatttctCTGCGAAAATTGTCGACCTTAAGGCCGCCAATAACAGAATAaccacggtcatgagagaatttggtgccccaggaaattgataagacaaCACGAAGTACATACATGGTGCTGACGTCAACGCTAAAAATCAACTAACGAAGAACATCGATTCACACTGGTGaaacgagaaaaataaaaatagggacgatactttgagaccgttgaaaatttctcttagctagggtcgaaaatcacaaccgataacaggtatgACGAAGCAATCGGTGGCGCACGGTTCTTGTCTGCCAATAGaacctattccagcttacaaaaactgttttgcttgaaacgtctcaccatagtgagaagaatcttccgcagaatttttgaccccctacatgaggatggacaattccgaagctatgaaaatgaaatctatgttgtggataaaatccggctcaggaGGTTGCGGTGGCAGATAAAGAAGacaagacagaccctgcctgagatggagcgatggcttaggtcaggctGACACACAAAACTTCTTTATTCAGCGGGACATATTCCCTTAACTGGTCTCAAAGCAAGTACCTTTACAGTTGGAGTTGCATATTCTAAGTTCGCTGGTAAAATATATAACTCTAACTAAACTAAAGGGATAGT includes:
- the LOC119647979 gene encoding flexible cuticle protein 12-like, encoding MKFAVVLAALVAVAIAAPVDDPRAAQIVRLESDNIGTDGYKFAYETSDGTSRQEVAQVKNLGSENEAIAVQGQFSWIAADGQQYSLKFTADENGFQPEGAHLPVA